From a region of the Salarias fasciatus chromosome 6, fSalaFa1.1, whole genome shotgun sequence genome:
- the LOC115390158 gene encoding sodium/calcium exchanger 1-like isoform X18: MFLGVSIIADRFMASIEVITSQERQITIKKPNGEKITTTVRIWNETVSNLTLMALGSSAPEILLSVVEVCGHNFDAGELGPNTIVGSAAFNMFVIIGLCVSVIPDGETRKVKHLRVFFVTASWSIFAYIWLYLILAVSSPGVVDVWEGLLTLFFFPICVGFAYVADRRLLFYKYVYKRYRAGKRKGVIIETEGELPPKIDIEMDGKALNSHGEDVTGEAGLELKELDEEEARREVARLLKELKQKHPEKETEQLMELANYQVLTQQQKSRAFYRCQATRIMTGAGNVLKKHVTDQAKKAVQLDICSEVTSNHFSSKVFFDPGTYQCLENCGSVAMNVVRRGGDPMSTVAVDYRTEDGTANAGSDYQFTEGTIVFKPGETEKEIRINIIDDDIFEEDEHFLVHLSNVRVISEGSNGCETNHVDGVAGLGLPCTATVTIFDDDHAGIFTFEEPVVTVSESVGVMEVKVIRTSGARGVVVVPYKTTEGTAKGGGEDFEDTHGVLEFENDEIFKTIIINIVDDEEYEKNKNFFLEVGSPRLLEMTERKALLLLVEESLTKKEEEERRIAEMGRPMLGEHVRLEVTIEESYEFKNTVDKLLKKTNLALLIGTNSWREQFVEAITVSSGDDDDDNEDGSGEKKLPSCFDYVMHFLTVFWKLLFALVPPTDYWNGWACFIVSISVIGLLTAIIGDLASHFGCTVGLKDSVTAVVFVALGTSVPDTFASKVAAIQDQYADASIGNVTGSNAVNVFLGIGVAWSIAAIYHQAKGGKFYVNPGTLAFSVTLFTIFAFICIAVLLYRRRPEIGGELGGPRIPKILTSGLFFTLWLLYIIFSSLEAYCHVKGF, encoded by the exons ATGTTTCTTGGTGTATCCATCATCGCTGACCGCTTCATGGCATCCATTGAGGTCATAACCTCCCAGGAAAGACAGATTACCATCAAGAAGCCCAACGGTGAGAAGATCACCACCACTGTCCGCATCTGGAATGAGACGGTGTCTAACCTCACCCTGATGGCACTTGGCTCATCTGCCCCAGAGATCCTGCTCTCCGTGGTGGAAGTGTGCGGTCACAACTTTGACGCTGGTGAGCTCGGGCCCAATACAATTGTAGGCAGCGCCGCCTTTAACATGTTCGTCATCATTGGCTTATGTGTGTCCGTTATTCCCGACGGAGAGACCCGTAAGGTGAAGCACCTGCGGGTGTTTTTTGTCACCGCATCCTGGAGCATCTTCGCCTACATCTGGCTCTACCTGATATTGGCCGTTTCTTCTCCGGGAGTTGTGGACGTATGGGAGGGGctcctcacactcttcttctTCCCTATTTGTGTCGGCTTTGCCTACGTGGCCGACCGCAGACTCCTCTTTTATAAGTATGTGTACAAACGATACCGAGCCGGGAAGCGAAAAGGAGTGATCATCGAAACTGAGGGTGAGCTCCCTCCGAAAATTGACATAGAAATGGATGGAAAGGCATTGAACTCTCATGGAGAGGATGTAACTGGAGAGGCTGGGCttgagctgaaggagctggatgaggaggaggccCGAAGGGAGGTGGCGAGGCTCCTGAAGGAGCTCaaacagaaacatccagagAAGGAAacggagcagctgatggagcttGCCAATTACCAAGTTTTAACACAGCAGCAAAAGAGTCGGGCTTTCTATCGCTGCCAAGCAACCCGGATCATGACCGGAGCTGGCAACGTCCTGAAGAAACACGTCACCGACCAGGCTAAGAAAGCTGTGCAGTTAGACATCTGTTCCGAGGTCACATCCAACCACTTCTCCTCCAAGGTGTTCTTCGACCCTGGGACTTATCAGTGTCTCGAGAACTGTGGCAGCGTGGCAATGAACGTTGTCCGACGCGGTGGAGACCCAATGAGCACCGTCGCTGTGGACTACCGGACTGAAGATGGCACCGCGAATGCTGGGTCAGACTACCAGTTCACAGAAGGGACCATCGTGTTCAAACCAGGAGAGACTGAGAAAGAGATCCGCATCAACATCATTGACGATGACATTTTTGAGGAGGACGAGCACTTCCTGGTTCACCTCAGCAATGTCAGGGTCATATCGGAGGGCTCGAACGGCTGTGAAACCAACCACGTGGATGGGGTTGCAGGCTTGGGGTTGCCATGCACAGCTACCGTCACTATCTTTGACGATGATCACGCCGGGATCTTCACCTTTGAGGAGCCAGTGGTGACCGTAAGCGAGAGTGTTGGGGTAATGGAGGTAAAGGTCATTCGGACCTCTGGGGCTCGTGGAGTTGTAGTGGTACCGTACAAAACCACAGAAGGGACTGCTAAAGGGGGCGGCGAGGACTTCGAGGACACACACGGAGTTCTGGAGTTCGAAAATGATGAAATCTT tAAAACCATCATTATCAACATCGTAGATGATGAAGAATATGAGAAGAATAAGAACTTCTTCCTGGAGGTGGGGTCTCCTCGGCTGCTGGAGATGACTGAGAGGAAAg cattattgttgttggt CGAGGAGTCCCTGAccaaaaaggaggaggaggagcgaagGATAGCAGAGATGGGACGGCCGATGCTGGGGGAACACGTCAGGCTGGAAGTCACCATTGAGGAGTCGTATGAGTTCAAA AACACGGTAGACAAACTGCTGAAGAAGACCAACCTCGCGCTGCTGATCGGGACCAACAGCTGGAGGGAGCAGTTCGTAGAGGCCATCACTGTCAGCTCAG gtgacgatgatgatgacaaCGAAGATGGCagtggagagaagaagctgccgTCCTGCTTCGACTACGTGATGCACTTCCTGACGGTGTTCTGGAAACTTCTGTTCGCATTAGTTCCTCCCACAGACTACTGGAACGGCTGGGCCTGCTTCATCGTCTCCATCTCCGTCATCGGACTGCTCACCGCCATCATTGGAGATCTGGCGTCACATTTCGGCTGTACGGTTGGCCTCAAGGACTCCGTCACGGCTGTGGTGTTTGTTGCGTTGGGAACATCAGTCCCCG ACACCTTCGCCAGTAAGGTGGCCGCAATCCAGGACCAGTATGCCGACGCCTCCATCGGGAACGTGACAGGAAGTAACGCTGTCAATGTGTTCTTGGGCATTGGAGTGGCCTGGTCTATCGCCGCCATCTACCACCAGGCCAAAGGCGGCAAGTTCTATGTCAACCCCGGAACTCTGGCCTTCTCTGTCACCCTCTTCACCATCTTTGCCTTCATCTGCATCGCCGTCCTTCTCTACCGCCGCCGGCCAGAGATCGGTGGAGAGCTCGGAGGCCCCCGAATCCCCAAGATCCTAACCAGCGGCCTGTTCTTCACCCTGTGGCTGTTGTACATCATCTTTTCCTCACTGGAGGCCTACTGCCACGTCAAGGGCTTCTAA
- the LOC115390158 gene encoding sodium/calcium exchanger 1-like isoform X17, with amino-acid sequence MFLGVSIIADRFMASIEVITSQERQITIKKPNGEKITTTVRIWNETVSNLTLMALGSSAPEILLSVVEVCGHNFDAGELGPNTIVGSAAFNMFVIIGLCVSVIPDGETRKVKHLRVFFVTASWSIFAYIWLYLILAVSSPGVVDVWEGLLTLFFFPICVGFAYVADRRLLFYKYVYKRYRAGKRKGVIIETEGELPPKIDIEMDGKALNSHGEDVTGEAGLELKELDEEEARREVARLLKELKQKHPEKETEQLMELANYQVLTQQQKSRAFYRCQATRIMTGAGNVLKKHVTDQAKKAVQLDICSEVTSNHFSSKVFFDPGTYQCLENCGSVAMNVVRRGGDPMSTVAVDYRTEDGTANAGSDYQFTEGTIVFKPGETEKEIRINIIDDDIFEEDEHFLVHLSNVRVISEGSNGCETNHVDGVAGLGLPCTATVTIFDDDHAGIFTFEEPVVTVSESVGVMEVKVIRTSGARGVVVVPYKTTEGTAKGGGEDFEDTHGVLEFENDEIFKTIIINIVDDEEYEKNKNFFLEVGSPRLLEMTERKALLLLVSEESLTKKEEEERRIAEMGRPMLGEHVRLEVTIEESYEFKNTVDKLLKKTNLALLIGTNSWREQFVEAITVSSGDDDDDNEDGSGEKKLPSCFDYVMHFLTVFWKLLFALVPPTDYWNGWACFIVSISVIGLLTAIIGDLASHFGCTVGLKDSVTAVVFVALGTSVPDTFASKVAAIQDQYADASIGNVTGSNAVNVFLGIGVAWSIAAIYHQAKGGKFYVNPGTLAFSVTLFTIFAFICIAVLLYRRRPEIGGELGGPRIPKILTSGLFFTLWLLYIIFSSLEAYCHVKGF; translated from the exons ATGTTTCTTGGTGTATCCATCATCGCTGACCGCTTCATGGCATCCATTGAGGTCATAACCTCCCAGGAAAGACAGATTACCATCAAGAAGCCCAACGGTGAGAAGATCACCACCACTGTCCGCATCTGGAATGAGACGGTGTCTAACCTCACCCTGATGGCACTTGGCTCATCTGCCCCAGAGATCCTGCTCTCCGTGGTGGAAGTGTGCGGTCACAACTTTGACGCTGGTGAGCTCGGGCCCAATACAATTGTAGGCAGCGCCGCCTTTAACATGTTCGTCATCATTGGCTTATGTGTGTCCGTTATTCCCGACGGAGAGACCCGTAAGGTGAAGCACCTGCGGGTGTTTTTTGTCACCGCATCCTGGAGCATCTTCGCCTACATCTGGCTCTACCTGATATTGGCCGTTTCTTCTCCGGGAGTTGTGGACGTATGGGAGGGGctcctcacactcttcttctTCCCTATTTGTGTCGGCTTTGCCTACGTGGCCGACCGCAGACTCCTCTTTTATAAGTATGTGTACAAACGATACCGAGCCGGGAAGCGAAAAGGAGTGATCATCGAAACTGAGGGTGAGCTCCCTCCGAAAATTGACATAGAAATGGATGGAAAGGCATTGAACTCTCATGGAGAGGATGTAACTGGAGAGGCTGGGCttgagctgaaggagctggatgaggaggaggccCGAAGGGAGGTGGCGAGGCTCCTGAAGGAGCTCaaacagaaacatccagagAAGGAAacggagcagctgatggagcttGCCAATTACCAAGTTTTAACACAGCAGCAAAAGAGTCGGGCTTTCTATCGCTGCCAAGCAACCCGGATCATGACCGGAGCTGGCAACGTCCTGAAGAAACACGTCACCGACCAGGCTAAGAAAGCTGTGCAGTTAGACATCTGTTCCGAGGTCACATCCAACCACTTCTCCTCCAAGGTGTTCTTCGACCCTGGGACTTATCAGTGTCTCGAGAACTGTGGCAGCGTGGCAATGAACGTTGTCCGACGCGGTGGAGACCCAATGAGCACCGTCGCTGTGGACTACCGGACTGAAGATGGCACCGCGAATGCTGGGTCAGACTACCAGTTCACAGAAGGGACCATCGTGTTCAAACCAGGAGAGACTGAGAAAGAGATCCGCATCAACATCATTGACGATGACATTTTTGAGGAGGACGAGCACTTCCTGGTTCACCTCAGCAATGTCAGGGTCATATCGGAGGGCTCGAACGGCTGTGAAACCAACCACGTGGATGGGGTTGCAGGCTTGGGGTTGCCATGCACAGCTACCGTCACTATCTTTGACGATGATCACGCCGGGATCTTCACCTTTGAGGAGCCAGTGGTGACCGTAAGCGAGAGTGTTGGGGTAATGGAGGTAAAGGTCATTCGGACCTCTGGGGCTCGTGGAGTTGTAGTGGTACCGTACAAAACCACAGAAGGGACTGCTAAAGGGGGCGGCGAGGACTTCGAGGACACACACGGAGTTCTGGAGTTCGAAAATGATGAAATCTT tAAAACCATCATTATCAACATCGTAGATGATGAAGAATATGAGAAGAATAAGAACTTCTTCCTGGAGGTGGGGTCTCCTCGGCTGCTGGAGATGACTGAGAGGAAAg cattattgttgttggt GAGCGAGGAGTCCCTGAccaaaaaggaggaggaggagcgaagGATAGCAGAGATGGGACGGCCGATGCTGGGGGAACACGTCAGGCTGGAAGTCACCATTGAGGAGTCGTATGAGTTCAAA AACACGGTAGACAAACTGCTGAAGAAGACCAACCTCGCGCTGCTGATCGGGACCAACAGCTGGAGGGAGCAGTTCGTAGAGGCCATCACTGTCAGCTCAG gtgacgatgatgatgacaaCGAAGATGGCagtggagagaagaagctgccgTCCTGCTTCGACTACGTGATGCACTTCCTGACGGTGTTCTGGAAACTTCTGTTCGCATTAGTTCCTCCCACAGACTACTGGAACGGCTGGGCCTGCTTCATCGTCTCCATCTCCGTCATCGGACTGCTCACCGCCATCATTGGAGATCTGGCGTCACATTTCGGCTGTACGGTTGGCCTCAAGGACTCCGTCACGGCTGTGGTGTTTGTTGCGTTGGGAACATCAGTCCCCG ACACCTTCGCCAGTAAGGTGGCCGCAATCCAGGACCAGTATGCCGACGCCTCCATCGGGAACGTGACAGGAAGTAACGCTGTCAATGTGTTCTTGGGCATTGGAGTGGCCTGGTCTATCGCCGCCATCTACCACCAGGCCAAAGGCGGCAAGTTCTATGTCAACCCCGGAACTCTGGCCTTCTCTGTCACCCTCTTCACCATCTTTGCCTTCATCTGCATCGCCGTCCTTCTCTACCGCCGCCGGCCAGAGATCGGTGGAGAGCTCGGAGGCCCCCGAATCCCCAAGATCCTAACCAGCGGCCTGTTCTTCACCCTGTGGCTGTTGTACATCATCTTTTCCTCACTGGAGGCCTACTGCCACGTCAAGGGCTTCTAA
- the LOC115390158 gene encoding sodium/calcium exchanger 1-like isoform X20 codes for MFLGVSIIADRFMASIEVITSQERQITIKKPNGEKITTTVRIWNETVSNLTLMALGSSAPEILLSVVEVCGHNFDAGELGPNTIVGSAAFNMFVIIGLCVSVIPDGETRKVKHLRVFFVTASWSIFAYIWLYLILAVSSPGVVDVWEGLLTLFFFPICVGFAYVADRRLLFYKYVYKRYRAGKRKGVIIETEGELPPKIDIEMDGKALNSHGEDVTGEAGLELKELDEEEARREVARLLKELKQKHPEKETEQLMELANYQVLTQQQKSRAFYRCQATRIMTGAGNVLKKHVTDQAKKAVQLDICSEVTSNHFSSKVFFDPGTYQCLENCGSVAMNVVRRGGDPMSTVAVDYRTEDGTANAGSDYQFTEGTIVFKPGETEKEIRINIIDDDIFEEDEHFLVHLSNVRVISEGSNGCETNHVDGVAGLGLPCTATVTIFDDDHAGIFTFEEPVVTVSESVGVMEVKVIRTSGARGVVVVPYKTTEGTAKGGGEDFEDTHGVLEFENDEIFKTIIINIVDDEEYEKNKNFFLEVGSPRLLEMTERKGGGDRKSTCSEEEERRIAEMGRPMLGEHVRLEVTIEESYEFKNTVDKLLKKTNLALLIGTNSWREQFVEAITVSSGDDDDDNEDGSGEKKLPSCFDYVMHFLTVFWKLLFALVPPTDYWNGWACFIVSISVIGLLTAIIGDLASHFGCTVGLKDSVTAVVFVALGTSVPDTFASKVAAIQDQYADASIGNVTGSNAVNVFLGIGVAWSIAAIYHQAKGGKFYVNPGTLAFSVTLFTIFAFICIAVLLYRRRPEIGGELGGPRIPKILTSGLFFTLWLLYIIFSSLEAYCHVKGF; via the exons ATGTTTCTTGGTGTATCCATCATCGCTGACCGCTTCATGGCATCCATTGAGGTCATAACCTCCCAGGAAAGACAGATTACCATCAAGAAGCCCAACGGTGAGAAGATCACCACCACTGTCCGCATCTGGAATGAGACGGTGTCTAACCTCACCCTGATGGCACTTGGCTCATCTGCCCCAGAGATCCTGCTCTCCGTGGTGGAAGTGTGCGGTCACAACTTTGACGCTGGTGAGCTCGGGCCCAATACAATTGTAGGCAGCGCCGCCTTTAACATGTTCGTCATCATTGGCTTATGTGTGTCCGTTATTCCCGACGGAGAGACCCGTAAGGTGAAGCACCTGCGGGTGTTTTTTGTCACCGCATCCTGGAGCATCTTCGCCTACATCTGGCTCTACCTGATATTGGCCGTTTCTTCTCCGGGAGTTGTGGACGTATGGGAGGGGctcctcacactcttcttctTCCCTATTTGTGTCGGCTTTGCCTACGTGGCCGACCGCAGACTCCTCTTTTATAAGTATGTGTACAAACGATACCGAGCCGGGAAGCGAAAAGGAGTGATCATCGAAACTGAGGGTGAGCTCCCTCCGAAAATTGACATAGAAATGGATGGAAAGGCATTGAACTCTCATGGAGAGGATGTAACTGGAGAGGCTGGGCttgagctgaaggagctggatgaggaggaggccCGAAGGGAGGTGGCGAGGCTCCTGAAGGAGCTCaaacagaaacatccagagAAGGAAacggagcagctgatggagcttGCCAATTACCAAGTTTTAACACAGCAGCAAAAGAGTCGGGCTTTCTATCGCTGCCAAGCAACCCGGATCATGACCGGAGCTGGCAACGTCCTGAAGAAACACGTCACCGACCAGGCTAAGAAAGCTGTGCAGTTAGACATCTGTTCCGAGGTCACATCCAACCACTTCTCCTCCAAGGTGTTCTTCGACCCTGGGACTTATCAGTGTCTCGAGAACTGTGGCAGCGTGGCAATGAACGTTGTCCGACGCGGTGGAGACCCAATGAGCACCGTCGCTGTGGACTACCGGACTGAAGATGGCACCGCGAATGCTGGGTCAGACTACCAGTTCACAGAAGGGACCATCGTGTTCAAACCAGGAGAGACTGAGAAAGAGATCCGCATCAACATCATTGACGATGACATTTTTGAGGAGGACGAGCACTTCCTGGTTCACCTCAGCAATGTCAGGGTCATATCGGAGGGCTCGAACGGCTGTGAAACCAACCACGTGGATGGGGTTGCAGGCTTGGGGTTGCCATGCACAGCTACCGTCACTATCTTTGACGATGATCACGCCGGGATCTTCACCTTTGAGGAGCCAGTGGTGACCGTAAGCGAGAGTGTTGGGGTAATGGAGGTAAAGGTCATTCGGACCTCTGGGGCTCGTGGAGTTGTAGTGGTACCGTACAAAACCACAGAAGGGACTGCTAAAGGGGGCGGCGAGGACTTCGAGGACACACACGGAGTTCTGGAGTTCGAAAATGATGAAATCTT tAAAACCATCATTATCAACATCGTAGATGATGAAGAATATGAGAAGAATAAGAACTTCTTCCTGGAGGTGGGGTCTCCTCGGCTGCTGGAGATGACTGAGAGGAAAggtgggggc GACAGAAAGTCTACCTGTTCT gaggaggaggagcgaagGATAGCAGAGATGGGACGGCCGATGCTGGGGGAACACGTCAGGCTGGAAGTCACCATTGAGGAGTCGTATGAGTTCAAA AACACGGTAGACAAACTGCTGAAGAAGACCAACCTCGCGCTGCTGATCGGGACCAACAGCTGGAGGGAGCAGTTCGTAGAGGCCATCACTGTCAGCTCAG gtgacgatgatgatgacaaCGAAGATGGCagtggagagaagaagctgccgTCCTGCTTCGACTACGTGATGCACTTCCTGACGGTGTTCTGGAAACTTCTGTTCGCATTAGTTCCTCCCACAGACTACTGGAACGGCTGGGCCTGCTTCATCGTCTCCATCTCCGTCATCGGACTGCTCACCGCCATCATTGGAGATCTGGCGTCACATTTCGGCTGTACGGTTGGCCTCAAGGACTCCGTCACGGCTGTGGTGTTTGTTGCGTTGGGAACATCAGTCCCCG ACACCTTCGCCAGTAAGGTGGCCGCAATCCAGGACCAGTATGCCGACGCCTCCATCGGGAACGTGACAGGAAGTAACGCTGTCAATGTGTTCTTGGGCATTGGAGTGGCCTGGTCTATCGCCGCCATCTACCACCAGGCCAAAGGCGGCAAGTTCTATGTCAACCCCGGAACTCTGGCCTTCTCTGTCACCCTCTTCACCATCTTTGCCTTCATCTGCATCGCCGTCCTTCTCTACCGCCGCCGGCCAGAGATCGGTGGAGAGCTCGGAGGCCCCCGAATCCCCAAGATCCTAACCAGCGGCCTGTTCTTCACCCTGTGGCTGTTGTACATCATCTTTTCCTCACTGGAGGCCTACTGCCACGTCAAGGGCTTCTAA
- the LOC115390158 gene encoding sodium/calcium exchanger 1-like isoform X15 has product MFLGVSIIADRFMASIEVITSQERQITIKKPNGEKITTTVRIWNETVSNLTLMALGSSAPEILLSVVEVCGHNFDAGELGPNTIVGSAAFNMFVIIGLCVSVIPDGETRKVKHLRVFFVTASWSIFAYIWLYLILAVSSPGVVDVWEGLLTLFFFPICVGFAYVADRRLLFYKYVYKRYRAGKRKGVIIETEGELPPKIDIEMDGKALNSHGEDVTGEAGLELKELDEEEARREVARLLKELKQKHPEKETEQLMELANYQVLTQQQKSRAFYRCQATRIMTGAGNVLKKHVTDQAKKAVQLDICSEVTSNHFSSKVFFDPGTYQCLENCGSVAMNVVRRGGDPMSTVAVDYRTEDGTANAGSDYQFTEGTIVFKPGETEKEIRINIIDDDIFEEDEHFLVHLSNVRVISEGSNGCETNHVDGVAGLGLPCTATVTIFDDDHAGIFTFEEPVVTVSESVGVMEVKVIRTSGARGVVVVPYKTTEGTAKGGGEDFEDTHGVLEFENDEIFKTIIINIVDDEEYEKNKNFFLEVGSPRLLEPSLSDRSEESLTKKEEEERRIAEMGRPMLGEHVRLEVTIEESYEFKNTVDKLLKKTNLALLIGTNSWREQFVEAITVSSGDDDDDNEDGSGEKKLPSCFDYVMHFLTVFWKLLFALVPPTDYWNGWACFIVSISVIGLLTAIIGDLASHFGCTVGLKDSVTAVVFVALGTSVPDTFASKVAAIQDQYADASIGNVTGSNAVNVFLGIGVAWSIAAIYHQAKGGKFYVNPGTLAFSVTLFTIFAFICIAVLLYRRRPEIGGELGGPRIPKILTSGLFFTLWLLYIIFSSLEAYCHVKGF; this is encoded by the exons ATGTTTCTTGGTGTATCCATCATCGCTGACCGCTTCATGGCATCCATTGAGGTCATAACCTCCCAGGAAAGACAGATTACCATCAAGAAGCCCAACGGTGAGAAGATCACCACCACTGTCCGCATCTGGAATGAGACGGTGTCTAACCTCACCCTGATGGCACTTGGCTCATCTGCCCCAGAGATCCTGCTCTCCGTGGTGGAAGTGTGCGGTCACAACTTTGACGCTGGTGAGCTCGGGCCCAATACAATTGTAGGCAGCGCCGCCTTTAACATGTTCGTCATCATTGGCTTATGTGTGTCCGTTATTCCCGACGGAGAGACCCGTAAGGTGAAGCACCTGCGGGTGTTTTTTGTCACCGCATCCTGGAGCATCTTCGCCTACATCTGGCTCTACCTGATATTGGCCGTTTCTTCTCCGGGAGTTGTGGACGTATGGGAGGGGctcctcacactcttcttctTCCCTATTTGTGTCGGCTTTGCCTACGTGGCCGACCGCAGACTCCTCTTTTATAAGTATGTGTACAAACGATACCGAGCCGGGAAGCGAAAAGGAGTGATCATCGAAACTGAGGGTGAGCTCCCTCCGAAAATTGACATAGAAATGGATGGAAAGGCATTGAACTCTCATGGAGAGGATGTAACTGGAGAGGCTGGGCttgagctgaaggagctggatgaggaggaggccCGAAGGGAGGTGGCGAGGCTCCTGAAGGAGCTCaaacagaaacatccagagAAGGAAacggagcagctgatggagcttGCCAATTACCAAGTTTTAACACAGCAGCAAAAGAGTCGGGCTTTCTATCGCTGCCAAGCAACCCGGATCATGACCGGAGCTGGCAACGTCCTGAAGAAACACGTCACCGACCAGGCTAAGAAAGCTGTGCAGTTAGACATCTGTTCCGAGGTCACATCCAACCACTTCTCCTCCAAGGTGTTCTTCGACCCTGGGACTTATCAGTGTCTCGAGAACTGTGGCAGCGTGGCAATGAACGTTGTCCGACGCGGTGGAGACCCAATGAGCACCGTCGCTGTGGACTACCGGACTGAAGATGGCACCGCGAATGCTGGGTCAGACTACCAGTTCACAGAAGGGACCATCGTGTTCAAACCAGGAGAGACTGAGAAAGAGATCCGCATCAACATCATTGACGATGACATTTTTGAGGAGGACGAGCACTTCCTGGTTCACCTCAGCAATGTCAGGGTCATATCGGAGGGCTCGAACGGCTGTGAAACCAACCACGTGGATGGGGTTGCAGGCTTGGGGTTGCCATGCACAGCTACCGTCACTATCTTTGACGATGATCACGCCGGGATCTTCACCTTTGAGGAGCCAGTGGTGACCGTAAGCGAGAGTGTTGGGGTAATGGAGGTAAAGGTCATTCGGACCTCTGGGGCTCGTGGAGTTGTAGTGGTACCGTACAAAACCACAGAAGGGACTGCTAAAGGGGGCGGCGAGGACTTCGAGGACACACACGGAGTTCTGGAGTTCGAAAATGATGAAATCTT tAAAACCATCATTATCAACATCGTAGATGATGAAGAATATGAGAAGAATAAGAACTTCTTCCTGGAGGTGGGGTCTCCTCGGCTGCTGGAG CCCTCCCTCTCAGACAGGAGCGAGGAGTCCCTGAccaaaaaggaggaggaggagcgaagGATAGCAGAGATGGGACGGCCGATGCTGGGGGAACACGTCAGGCTGGAAGTCACCATTGAGGAGTCGTATGAGTTCAAA AACACGGTAGACAAACTGCTGAAGAAGACCAACCTCGCGCTGCTGATCGGGACCAACAGCTGGAGGGAGCAGTTCGTAGAGGCCATCACTGTCAGCTCAG gtgacgatgatgatgacaaCGAAGATGGCagtggagagaagaagctgccgTCCTGCTTCGACTACGTGATGCACTTCCTGACGGTGTTCTGGAAACTTCTGTTCGCATTAGTTCCTCCCACAGACTACTGGAACGGCTGGGCCTGCTTCATCGTCTCCATCTCCGTCATCGGACTGCTCACCGCCATCATTGGAGATCTGGCGTCACATTTCGGCTGTACGGTTGGCCTCAAGGACTCCGTCACGGCTGTGGTGTTTGTTGCGTTGGGAACATCAGTCCCCG ACACCTTCGCCAGTAAGGTGGCCGCAATCCAGGACCAGTATGCCGACGCCTCCATCGGGAACGTGACAGGAAGTAACGCTGTCAATGTGTTCTTGGGCATTGGAGTGGCCTGGTCTATCGCCGCCATCTACCACCAGGCCAAAGGCGGCAAGTTCTATGTCAACCCCGGAACTCTGGCCTTCTCTGTCACCCTCTTCACCATCTTTGCCTTCATCTGCATCGCCGTCCTTCTCTACCGCCGCCGGCCAGAGATCGGTGGAGAGCTCGGAGGCCCCCGAATCCCCAAGATCCTAACCAGCGGCCTGTTCTTCACCCTGTGGCTGTTGTACATCATCTTTTCCTCACTGGAGGCCTACTGCCACGTCAAGGGCTTCTAA